One Panicum virgatum strain AP13 chromosome 9K, P.virgatum_v5, whole genome shotgun sequence genomic region harbors:
- the LOC120646728 gene encoding protein NRT1/ PTR FAMILY 8.3-like isoform X3, which translates to MHEGNVSAARNFTTWQGTCYLTPLIGATLADSYWGKYRTIAVFSTIYFLGMAALTLSASVPSFMPPQCVGSICPQPTLPQYLVYFVGLYMIALGAGGIKPCVSSFGADQFDDTDPVEKRKKGAFFNWFYFCINIGSLISGTVLIWVQENCGYGIGFGIPTFFIALAIGSFFIGSEIYRFQIPGGSPLTRACQVIVAATRKRKADSPVDSSLLYELDGKSSAIEGSRKLEHSSEFSFLDKAAVILWNEHGGSNDPWRLCTVTQIEELKILLRMFPIWATGIVFFTVCAQNSSMFIEQGMALNNQIGSFKIPPATLSSLDVISVVVWVPIYERLVVPIARRFTGKERGFSELQRMGIGLFVSTIAVAVAALVEIKRLQVARAEDLVHQKVPIPMSILWQAPQYLLVGVGEVFTSIGQAEFFYNQSPDAMRSLCSAFALVTVSLGSYLSSFILTLVSYFTTRNGKLGWIPDNLNEGHLDRFFWLITGLSSLNLLVFLYYAQQYKCKRASVA; encoded by the exons ATGCATGAAGGAAATGTCTCTGCGGCAAGGAACTTCACAACCTGGCAAGGAACTTGTTATCTCACACCACTTATTGGAGCAACCTTAGCAGATTCGTACTGGGGAAAGTACAGAACTATTGCTGTTTTCTCCACTATTTACTTTCTT GGGATGGCAGCATTGACACTTTCAGCATCAGTTCCTTCTTTCATGCCCCCTCAATGTGTCGGATCTATTTGTCCACAACCGACGTTACCTCAGTATCTTGTATACTTTGTTGGACTATACATGATTGCTTTGGGAGCTGGAGGTATTAAGCCATGTGTCTCATCCTTTGGTGCTGACCAATTTGATGATACTGATCCAgttgagaaaagaaagaaaggcgcTTTCTTCAATTGGTTTTATTTCTGCATAAATATTGGCTCTTTGATCTCTGGCACTGTTCTTATTTGGGTACAAGAGAATTGTGGATATGGCATTGGATTTGGCATCCCTACTTTTTTCATTGCCTTAGCTATTGGGAGCTTTTTTATAGGCTCAGAGATATATAGATTTCAGATACCAGGAGGAAGCCCACTTACAAGAGCATGCCAGGTAATTGTGGCAGCCACTCGCAAGCGAAAAGCGGATTCACCTGTTGATAGCTCTCTTCTCTATGAGCTTGATGGTAAGAGTTCAGCTATTGAGGGGAGTCGTAAGCTGGAGCACAGTAGTGAATTCAG TTTCCTTGACAAAGCTGCAGTCATTCTGTGGAATGAACACGGTGGTTCTAATGATCCATGGAGACTTTGCACTGTCACACAAATTGAAGAGCTTAAAATATTGCTGAGGATGTTTCCAATCTGGGCAACAGGCATTGTGTTCTTCACCGTGTGTGCTCAAAACTCATCAATGTTCATAGAACAGGGGATGGCCCTCAATAACCAAATTGGTTCTTTCAAGATTCCACCAGCCACTCTGTCATCCTTAGATGTTATCAGTGTTGTTGTTTGGGTTCCAATTTATGAGAGATTAGTTGTGCCCATAGCCAGGCGATTCACTGGAAAAGAGAGAGGTTTCTCAGAGCTTCAACGAATGGGAATCGGTTTATTTGTGTCTACAATCGCAGTGGCAGTTGCAGCATTAGTTGAGATCAAGCGTCTGCAGGTCGCAAGGGCGGAGGATCTGGTTCATCAGAAGGTACCTATTCCCATGAGCATCCTTTGGCAGGCACCTCAGTACTTGCTGGTCGGTGTGGGGGAGGTGTTCACATCAATTGGTCAAGCTGAGTTTTTCTACAATCAGTCACCAGACGCCATGAGAAGCCTATGCTCAGCTTTTGCTCTTGTTACCGTGTCACTCGGGAGTTATCTCAGCTCATTCATCTTGACCCTGGTGTCATATTTCACGACTCGAAATGGGAAATTGGGGTGGATTCCTGATAACTTGAATGAAGGCCATCTTGACCGTTTTTTCTGGCTGATAACCGGCCTCAGCTCTCTTAATCTCCTAGTTTTCCTATATTATGCCCAACAATACAAGTGCAAGAGAGCTTCTGTTGCTTAA
- the LOC120646728 gene encoding protein NRT1/ PTR FAMILY 8.3-like isoform X1 — protein MDTQQGHLGQHLLLILRTVMLDTSSAQHIVKLVEVDHSWQDLAEYTGDGSVDFRGYPILKRNTGNWRACSLILGTEVCERLAYYGISKSLVTYLSTRMHEGNVSAARNFTTWQGTCYLTPLIGATLADSYWGKYRTIAVFSTIYFLGMAALTLSASVPSFMPPQCVGSICPQPTLPQYLVYFVGLYMIALGAGGIKPCVSSFGADQFDDTDPVEKRKKGAFFNWFYFCINIGSLISGTVLIWVQENCGYGIGFGIPTFFIALAIGSFFIGSEIYRFQIPGGSPLTRACQVIVAATRKRKADSPVDSSLLYELDGKSSAIEGSRKLEHSSEFSFLDKAAVILWNEHGGSNDPWRLCTVTQIEELKILLRMFPIWATGIVFFTVCAQNSSMFIEQGMALNNQIGSFKIPPATLSSLDVISVVVWVPIYERLVVPIARRFTGKERGFSELQRMGIGLFVSTIAVAVAALVEIKRLQVARAEDLVHQKVPIPMSILWQAPQYLLVGVGEVFTSIGQAEFFYNQSPDAMRSLCSAFALVTVSLGSYLSSFILTLVSYFTTRNGKLGWIPDNLNEGHLDRFFWLITGLSSLNLLVFLYYAQQYKCKRASVA, from the exons ATGGACACCCAGCAAGGACACTTAGGACAGCATCTTCTGTTGATCCTGAGAACTGTCATGCTCGACACATCCTCTGCGCAACATATTGTAAAACTAGTCGAGGTTGATCATAGTTGGCAG GATCTTGCTGAGTACACAGGTGATGGGTCAGTTGACTTTAGAGGTTATCCTATTTTAAAACGTAACACAGGGAACTGGAGAGCGTGTTCATTGATTCTTG GAACTGAAGTATGTGAACGTTTGGCCTACTATGGCATCTCAAAAAGTTTGGTCACTTACCTTTCAACAAGAATGCATGAAGGAAATGTCTCTGCGGCAAGGAACTTCACAACCTGGCAAGGAACTTGTTATCTCACACCACTTATTGGAGCAACCTTAGCAGATTCGTACTGGGGAAAGTACAGAACTATTGCTGTTTTCTCCACTATTTACTTTCTT GGGATGGCAGCATTGACACTTTCAGCATCAGTTCCTTCTTTCATGCCCCCTCAATGTGTCGGATCTATTTGTCCACAACCGACGTTACCTCAGTATCTTGTATACTTTGTTGGACTATACATGATTGCTTTGGGAGCTGGAGGTATTAAGCCATGTGTCTCATCCTTTGGTGCTGACCAATTTGATGATACTGATCCAgttgagaaaagaaagaaaggcgcTTTCTTCAATTGGTTTTATTTCTGCATAAATATTGGCTCTTTGATCTCTGGCACTGTTCTTATTTGGGTACAAGAGAATTGTGGATATGGCATTGGATTTGGCATCCCTACTTTTTTCATTGCCTTAGCTATTGGGAGCTTTTTTATAGGCTCAGAGATATATAGATTTCAGATACCAGGAGGAAGCCCACTTACAAGAGCATGCCAGGTAATTGTGGCAGCCACTCGCAAGCGAAAAGCGGATTCACCTGTTGATAGCTCTCTTCTCTATGAGCTTGATGGTAAGAGTTCAGCTATTGAGGGGAGTCGTAAGCTGGAGCACAGTAGTGAATTCAG TTTCCTTGACAAAGCTGCAGTCATTCTGTGGAATGAACACGGTGGTTCTAATGATCCATGGAGACTTTGCACTGTCACACAAATTGAAGAGCTTAAAATATTGCTGAGGATGTTTCCAATCTGGGCAACAGGCATTGTGTTCTTCACCGTGTGTGCTCAAAACTCATCAATGTTCATAGAACAGGGGATGGCCCTCAATAACCAAATTGGTTCTTTCAAGATTCCACCAGCCACTCTGTCATCCTTAGATGTTATCAGTGTTGTTGTTTGGGTTCCAATTTATGAGAGATTAGTTGTGCCCATAGCCAGGCGATTCACTGGAAAAGAGAGAGGTTTCTCAGAGCTTCAACGAATGGGAATCGGTTTATTTGTGTCTACAATCGCAGTGGCAGTTGCAGCATTAGTTGAGATCAAGCGTCTGCAGGTCGCAAGGGCGGAGGATCTGGTTCATCAGAAGGTACCTATTCCCATGAGCATCCTTTGGCAGGCACCTCAGTACTTGCTGGTCGGTGTGGGGGAGGTGTTCACATCAATTGGTCAAGCTGAGTTTTTCTACAATCAGTCACCAGACGCCATGAGAAGCCTATGCTCAGCTTTTGCTCTTGTTACCGTGTCACTCGGGAGTTATCTCAGCTCATTCATCTTGACCCTGGTGTCATATTTCACGACTCGAAATGGGAAATTGGGGTGGATTCCTGATAACTTGAATGAAGGCCATCTTGACCGTTTTTTCTGGCTGATAACCGGCCTCAGCTCTCTTAATCTCCTAGTTTTCCTATATTATGCCCAACAATACAAGTGCAAGAGAGCTTCTGTTGCTTAA
- the LOC120646728 gene encoding protein NRT1/ PTR FAMILY 8.3-like isoform X2: MESSPEGERRQSLLVRATEPEDLAEYTGDGSVDFRGYPILKRNTGNWRACSLILGTEVCERLAYYGISKSLVTYLSTRMHEGNVSAARNFTTWQGTCYLTPLIGATLADSYWGKYRTIAVFSTIYFLGMAALTLSASVPSFMPPQCVGSICPQPTLPQYLVYFVGLYMIALGAGGIKPCVSSFGADQFDDTDPVEKRKKGAFFNWFYFCINIGSLISGTVLIWVQENCGYGIGFGIPTFFIALAIGSFFIGSEIYRFQIPGGSPLTRACQVIVAATRKRKADSPVDSSLLYELDGKSSAIEGSRKLEHSSEFSFLDKAAVILWNEHGGSNDPWRLCTVTQIEELKILLRMFPIWATGIVFFTVCAQNSSMFIEQGMALNNQIGSFKIPPATLSSLDVISVVVWVPIYERLVVPIARRFTGKERGFSELQRMGIGLFVSTIAVAVAALVEIKRLQVARAEDLVHQKVPIPMSILWQAPQYLLVGVGEVFTSIGQAEFFYNQSPDAMRSLCSAFALVTVSLGSYLSSFILTLVSYFTTRNGKLGWIPDNLNEGHLDRFFWLITGLSSLNLLVFLYYAQQYKCKRASVA; this comes from the exons ATGGAGTCGTCGCCGGAGGGGGAGCGGCGGCAGAGCCTGCTGGTGCGCGCGACGGAGCCAGAG GATCTTGCTGAGTACACAGGTGATGGGTCAGTTGACTTTAGAGGTTATCCTATTTTAAAACGTAACACAGGGAACTGGAGAGCGTGTTCATTGATTCTTG GAACTGAAGTATGTGAACGTTTGGCCTACTATGGCATCTCAAAAAGTTTGGTCACTTACCTTTCAACAAGAATGCATGAAGGAAATGTCTCTGCGGCAAGGAACTTCACAACCTGGCAAGGAACTTGTTATCTCACACCACTTATTGGAGCAACCTTAGCAGATTCGTACTGGGGAAAGTACAGAACTATTGCTGTTTTCTCCACTATTTACTTTCTT GGGATGGCAGCATTGACACTTTCAGCATCAGTTCCTTCTTTCATGCCCCCTCAATGTGTCGGATCTATTTGTCCACAACCGACGTTACCTCAGTATCTTGTATACTTTGTTGGACTATACATGATTGCTTTGGGAGCTGGAGGTATTAAGCCATGTGTCTCATCCTTTGGTGCTGACCAATTTGATGATACTGATCCAgttgagaaaagaaagaaaggcgcTTTCTTCAATTGGTTTTATTTCTGCATAAATATTGGCTCTTTGATCTCTGGCACTGTTCTTATTTGGGTACAAGAGAATTGTGGATATGGCATTGGATTTGGCATCCCTACTTTTTTCATTGCCTTAGCTATTGGGAGCTTTTTTATAGGCTCAGAGATATATAGATTTCAGATACCAGGAGGAAGCCCACTTACAAGAGCATGCCAGGTAATTGTGGCAGCCACTCGCAAGCGAAAAGCGGATTCACCTGTTGATAGCTCTCTTCTCTATGAGCTTGATGGTAAGAGTTCAGCTATTGAGGGGAGTCGTAAGCTGGAGCACAGTAGTGAATTCAG TTTCCTTGACAAAGCTGCAGTCATTCTGTGGAATGAACACGGTGGTTCTAATGATCCATGGAGACTTTGCACTGTCACACAAATTGAAGAGCTTAAAATATTGCTGAGGATGTTTCCAATCTGGGCAACAGGCATTGTGTTCTTCACCGTGTGTGCTCAAAACTCATCAATGTTCATAGAACAGGGGATGGCCCTCAATAACCAAATTGGTTCTTTCAAGATTCCACCAGCCACTCTGTCATCCTTAGATGTTATCAGTGTTGTTGTTTGGGTTCCAATTTATGAGAGATTAGTTGTGCCCATAGCCAGGCGATTCACTGGAAAAGAGAGAGGTTTCTCAGAGCTTCAACGAATGGGAATCGGTTTATTTGTGTCTACAATCGCAGTGGCAGTTGCAGCATTAGTTGAGATCAAGCGTCTGCAGGTCGCAAGGGCGGAGGATCTGGTTCATCAGAAGGTACCTATTCCCATGAGCATCCTTTGGCAGGCACCTCAGTACTTGCTGGTCGGTGTGGGGGAGGTGTTCACATCAATTGGTCAAGCTGAGTTTTTCTACAATCAGTCACCAGACGCCATGAGAAGCCTATGCTCAGCTTTTGCTCTTGTTACCGTGTCACTCGGGAGTTATCTCAGCTCATTCATCTTGACCCTGGTGTCATATTTCACGACTCGAAATGGGAAATTGGGGTGGATTCCTGATAACTTGAATGAAGGCCATCTTGACCGTTTTTTCTGGCTGATAACCGGCCTCAGCTCTCTTAATCTCCTAGTTTTCCTATATTATGCCCAACAATACAAGTGCAAGAGAGCTTCTGTTGCTTAA